A single Populus alba chromosome 7, ASM523922v2, whole genome shotgun sequence DNA region contains:
- the LOC118059581 gene encoding zinc finger CCCH domain-containing protein 2: protein MGTISAEQHKLFPSHQILSPNKPFRDLEIPPRKLLTRKTHQETLDVSPYETDLQEFLPYNDYNNEIDIDDELDPYSSDHFRMYEFKVRRCTRSRSHDWTDCPFAHPGEKARRRDLRRFHYSGAVCPEFIRGGCNRGENCEFAHGVFECWLHPFRYRTEACKDGKNCKRKVCFFAHSPRQLRILPEGSSRNKTLGSSPCSSLNHGHCCCAVCHSMTSSPTSTLLGMSPLSPPLSPSLTPSLSPVKHQPLSGFSPISRYSDRLSKFRAGVVSYKDVFTELMSSLEAMNFNEAAGVSSPMSLYPNQKRNVNNTPRNIDVSFDGEDQPQFILSPSTPTPNSSSFFNRDCSSNKGLFIDDIHKINDHNNGGLACTPDPDLGWVNELLM from the coding sequence ATGGGCACGATTTCTGCTGAGCAACACAAGCTCTTCCCCTCTCACCAAATTCTTTCTCCCAATAAACCCTTCAGAGATCTTGAAATTCCTCCAAGAAAACTGCTTACAAGGAAAACCCATCAAGAAACCCTGGACGTGTCCCCATATGAGACTGATCTCCAAGAATTCCTTCCGTACAATGACTACAACaatgaaatagatattgatgatgAGTTAGATCCATACTCTTCTGATCATTTCCGCATGTATGAGTTCAAAGTTCGTCGCTGCACGCGCAGTCGTAGCCATGACTGGACCGACTGCCCCTTTGCTCATCCGGGGGAAAAGGCTCGTCGGAGAGACCTTCGTAGGTTTCACTACTCCGGAGCTGTCTGTCCTGAATTTATACGTGGAGGGTGTAACCGTGGAGAGAACTGTGAGTTTGCTCATGGTGTTTTTGAGTGTTGGTTACACCCTTTTCGTTATCGAACTGAGGCTTGCAAAGATGGCAAGAATTGTAAGCGAAAGGTTTGTTTCTTCGCTCACTCGCCTCGCCAGCTTCGCATTTTGCCCGAGGGTTCTTCACGTAATAAGACCTTGGGCTCTTCACCATGTTCATCTCTCAATCATGGCCATTGTTGTTGTGCTGTTTGCCATTCTATGACTTCCTCTCCAACCTCTACTCTCCTTGGCATGTCCCCCTTGTCGCCGCCACTGTCACCATCACTGACACCGTCTCTTTCTCCAGTGAAACACCAACCCTTATCTGGGTTTTCGCCGATTTCTCGATATAGCGATAGGTTAAGCAAGTTTAGGGCTGGCGTTGTGAGTTACAAGGATGTGTTTAccgagcttatgagttctttagAAGCAATGAATTTCAATGAAGCAGCTGGTGTTTCTTCACCTATGTCCTTATACCCCAATCAAAAAAGGAATGTTAACAACACTCCAAGGAATATTGATGTCTCTTTCGATGGAGAAGATCAGCCACAGTTCATTCTTTCACCTTCAACTCCAACCCCTAATTCATCAAGTTTTTTCAATAGAGATTGCTCAAGCAATAAGGGATTATTCATCGATGATATTCACAAGATTAATGATCACAATAATGGTGGTTTGGCTTGTACTCCTGATCCTGATCTTGGATGGGTTAATGAGCTCTTGATgtag
- the LOC118059582 gene encoding non-specific lipid-transfer protein 13 — MARIVGFLILAMSAQAMAKFDVDPHQCPVIFDNFPYCMDFLIGSNDFPSSQCCQRVYDFNALAEHGMGPRAICECIEIITRTIPMKLRADRVSDLPVRCNTHLSFPISEYMDCNR; from the exons ATGGCTCGCATTGTTGGGTTTCTGATACTTGCAATGTCTGCACAAGCTATGGCTAAGTTCGACGTGGACCCTCATCAGTGTCCGGTCATTTTCGACAACTTCCCTTACTGCATGGATTTTCTCATAGGTTCAAACGATTTTCCTTCAAGCCAATGTTGTCAGCGGGTTTATGACTTCAATGCATTAGCTGAGCACGGAATGGGGCCCAGAGCTATCTGTGAGTGCATTGAAATAATAACAAGGACGATCCCTATGAAGTTGAGGGCTGACCGTGTCAGTGATCTTCCTGTCAGGTGCAACACACATCTCAGTTTTCCCATTTCTGAGTATATGGACTGCAACAG GTAA